In Porites lutea chromosome 9, jaPorLute2.1, whole genome shotgun sequence, a single window of DNA contains:
- the LOC140947344 gene encoding grainyhead-like protein 1 homolog, whose amino-acid sequence MDMVVKIMQAGVPTHFDLEKYSTPLLRHWREKAKKRTANEAFLKATDAFDDLELAPRTKRVARRPPPALTIYVRREKEKAYNAIMLEEVTVESLKLAVSEKYNTPTDSITSFALRGKEGTSSEIDDQAVKGFDDEDTFLIFLNYDAEKGICSVLLEAS is encoded by the exons ATGGATATGGTTGTCAAGATTATGCAGGCGGGAGTTCCTACCCATTTTGATCTTGAAAAGTACTCTACACCACTGCTTAGGCATTGGCGCGAGAAAGCCAAAAAGAGAACTGCAAACGAAGCGTTTCTAAAAGCCACGGACGCTTTTGACGATCTCGAGTTAGCTCCGAGGACAAAACGTGTGGCGAGGCGACCACCGCCTGCGTTAACGATATATGTACGGCGAGAGAAGGAAAAAGCATACAATGCAATAATGCTGGAAGAGGTAACCGTTGAAAGTTTGAAACTTGCCGTGTCGGAGAAGTACAATACACCGACAGATTCAATCACGAGTTTTGCGCTTCGTGGCAAAGAAGG GACATCTTCAGAAATCGATGACCAAGCTGTAAAGGGCTTTGATGATGAGGATACCTTCCTGATATTTTTGAACTATGATGCTGAAAAAGGAATTTGCAGCGTATTATTAGAAGCAAGCTGA
- the LOC140948446 gene encoding uncharacterized protein C17orf113-like, which translates to MASNRGKPGRHGLFLDKWLQEFQWLERRGTGVDLAMFCKDCCKARKKNAFTTGCKNLQRSALVRHMTQTDHKSTAKVLNQQHRFKAAIDNASKLGEESLTKQMRTAYWLSKEEMPSSKFISLCELQALNGCTSLDPKAATGSIYHHHQSVSDMNAAFAEVINKNIDEDIQSSPFIAILADESIDIAVYKKLDIYIRLVKDGEPCTRFVGNRNVVDGKAETIYNALMDFMQEKNIDCGNKLVGLGSDGASVMMGRHNGVGVRLKSVAPFMVHTHCVAHRLALCSAQAAKSIKLFDEYQTLLTNIFNFYSNSAVRYNKLREIQNILELKPVTLKAAAPTRWLSLHNAVDAIYKCWSALVDCLEHQAAENNDENSTKAKGYLKQVQQYKFVAATCMMKDVLPTLTKLSLYFQRENVGISSVEPMVTSTITTLQTLRNDLGGDLANLPSLKELNQQLLTSDSYCEKELQQTSDNARQAFINSGQAFLAKLIENLQERFPSETLDICKALDIVVNPQSLPHTAADIAAHGIDALNKLVENYGQQKAVGDRNVDPLIDPEVTRADYLQFKFLLNTNRLLNMQEFSKKFLTDEGLCEQFPTFTALANIALTIPVSSAACERGFSCQNRIKTGLRNRLSEQNLDSLMKVAIEGPPLAEFDFQKAKDIFNEQCRRRK; encoded by the exons ATGGCATCGAACCGTGGAAAACCTGGGAGACATGGTCTGTTTTTGGATAAATGGCTGCAGGAGTTTCAGTGGCTGGAACGCAGGGGGACGGGAGTCGACTTGGCAATGTTTTGTAAGGACTGTTGTAAAGCTCGAAAAAAGAACGCATTCACGACAGGCTGTAAAAACCTTCAAAGATCAGCACTTGTTCGTCATATGACGCAGACGGATCATAAAAGTACAGCTAAGGTATTGAATCAACAGCATCGTTTCAAAGCAGCGATTGACAATGCGAGTAAACTGGGCGAGGAATCCCTTACCAAGCAAATGCGAACAGCATATTGGCTTTCAAAGGAAGAGATGCCTTCTTCAAAATTCATTTCACTTTGCGAACTTCAG GCATTAAATGGTTGTACAAGTCTTGACCCCAAGGCAGCAACTGGAAGTATATATCATCACCACCAGTCTGTCTCTGACATGAATGCGGCCTTTGCAGAAGTAATCAATAAAAACATTGATGAAGATATCCAGAGTAGCCCGTTTATTGCAATACTTGCTGATGAGAGCATAGACATCGCAGTGTACAAGAAGCTGGACATTTACATCAGACTTGTCAAGGATGGTGAGCCTTGCACTCGATTTGTTGGAAATCGTAACGTGGTAGACGGCAAAGCTGAAACTATCTACAATGCTCTCATGGATTTTatgcaggaaaaaaatattgactGTGGAAATAAACTTGTGGGACTAGGAAGCGATGGTGCATCTGTTATGATGGGGCGGCACAATGGTGTTGGTGTACGATTGAAGTCAGTAGCTCCATTTATGGTCCATACTCACTGTGTTGCTCACAGACTTGCTTTATGCAGTGCACAGGCTGCCAAATCAATTAAGTTGTTTGACGAATACCAAACATTGCTGACAAACATTTTTAACTTCTACTCAAACTCAGCTGTAAGGTATAATAAGCTGCGTGAAATTCAAAATATTCTAGAACTGAAGCCAGTAACCTTGAAAGCTGCTGCCCCTACTCGTTGGCTGTCCCTTCACAATGCTGTTGATGCAATCTACAAATGCTGGTCCGCACTTGTGGACTGTTTGGAACATCAAGCTGCTGAAAATAATGATGAAAACTCTACAAAAGCTAAAGGGTACTTGAAACAAGTCCAGCAATACAAGTTTGTTGCAGCAACTTGCATGATGAAAGATGTACTTCCAACATTAACAAAGCTCAGTTTGTatttccaaagagaaaatgttggTATTTCATCTGTGGAACCAATGGTAACATCTACTATTACAACATTGCAGACACTAAGGAATGACCTAGGAGGAGATCTTGCAAACCTCCCTAGCCTCAAGGAGCTTAACCAGCAACTGCTCACAAGTGATTCTTATTGTGAGAAGGAGCTTCAGCAGACAAGTGATAATGCAAGACAAGCATTTATTAATAGTGGGCAAGCATTCCTTGCTAAATTGATTGAAAACCTCCAGGAGAGGTTTCCCAGTGAGACACTAGATATCTGCAAAGCTCTTGACATTGTAGTCAACCCTCAGTCACTTCCCCATACTGCTGCAGATATTGCTGCTCATGGAATAGATGCTCTGAACAAGCTTGTTGAAAACTATGGTCAGCAAAAAGCTGTTGGGGACAGAAATGTTGATCCTCTGATTGATCCAGAAGTCACCAGGGCAGACTACCTGCAATTCAAGTTCCTGCTAAACACCAACCGTCTTTTGAACATGCAAGAATTTAGCAAGAAGTTCTTAACTGATGAAGGACTTTGTGAACAATTTCCAACATTCACAGCTCTTGCTAATATTGCATTGACCATTCCTGTGTCTAGTGCTGCGTGCGAGAGAGGCTTTTCCTGTCAGAACCGAATCAAGACGGGCCTTAGAAACAGACTGAGTGAGCAAAACCTAGACAGCCTAATGAAAGTCGCAATTGAAGGACCCCCACTTGCtgaatttgattttcaaaaagcaAAAGACATCTTCAACGAGCAGTGCCGTCGCAGGAAATAA
- the LOC140948357 gene encoding thyrotroph embryonic factor-like — translation MSRRSIPSVPNQSDSESSDSGLDTMSSSTGNSFPSDYMDLDEFLSAANNQNAQESQEVPKSCELANNHSANGAVRPVATTDCKEAVGTQASPSKTSVEVSTVLNSIILSKVSSLPLNVNPPAIQPFESTSQPTATNAIIQWCKSVGITRQEHGEAMGPEPGKTPVRRRRNSRYVYNPLPIAKKADRKFVTQSSKDEKYWERRIKNNVAAKRSRDMRRQKEIELSDKYKNLEQENTLLKEEVQRLRIKAAELEQRLAQIAQFQSDM, via the exons ATGTCGAGACGTTCCATTCCCTCTGTTCCCAACCAAA GCGACAGCGAATCGAGTGATTCTGGCCTTGATACTATGTCTTCCTCTACGGGAAACAGTTTTCCATCCGATTATATGGATCTAGACGAATTCTTGTCAGCCGCAAACAACCAAAACGCCCAAGAGAGTCAAGAGGTTCCCAAATCCTGCGAACTGGCCAACAATCATTCGGCAAACGGAGCTGTGAGGCCGGTTGCGACCACGGACTGCAAGGAGGCGGTTGGTACGCAGGCCTCACCGTCGAAAACATCAGTAGAAGTCAGTACTGTTCTCAACTCAATAATTTTGTCCAAGGTCTCTTCTCTACCTTTGAACGTTAATCCACCAGCTATTCAGCCTTTTGAAAGCACTTCGCAGCCAACGGCCACAAACGCTATTATCCAGTGGTGCAAATCTGTAGGAATCACACGGCAGGAGCATGGAGAGGCGATGGGCCCCGAACCGGGAAAGACCCCAGTTCGAAGGCGTAGAAATTCTAGGTACGTGTACAATCCCCTACCAATAGCGAAAAAGGCAGACAGAaaatttgtcacgcaatctaGCAAGGATGAAAAATACTGGGAGCGCAGGATTAAGAACAATGTGGCGGCAAAACGTTCCAGGGACATGAGGAGACAGAAAGAGATTGAGCTTAGTGATAAATACAAAAACCTCGAGCAAGAGAATACGCTTTTAAAGGAGGAAGTACAGAGACTGCGAATCAAAGCAGCTGAGCTGGAACAAAGACTCGCGCAGATCGCTCAGTTTCAATCAGATATGTGA